A segment of the Rhodothermales bacterium genome:
ATCGCGATGGGGTTCGGCATCGCCGAGATCGTCAAGGTGCTCACGGACCCGCAGCAGCGTCGGTTCGGTGACCACTGGTCGGGTACTCGGGTGATAAACCAGAAATAGACGACACAGACCTTCGAACAAATGCCCCCATGACTCTCCGTTTCCCTAACGAGTCTGAGGAGTACCGCAGGGCGAGGGACGAACTGGTGCAGGCCGAAAAGGGGCTACGCGACCACATTGAGCGGGTTGCGCAGCAGCGGCGCGCTCTGCCCTCCGGTGGCCTGTTGAAGGAAGACTACGGGTTCGAAGAACTGGTAGACGGTCAGGTGACCAAGACCAGGTTTTCGGACTTGTTTGGCGAAGATCACGACACGCTGTTTCTGTACAGCTTCATGTATGCTCCGTCGATGGCGTCAGCCTGTCCAAGTTGCACGTCCATCCTGGACGGGCTGGACGGCCAAGTTCGGCATCTGGACCAAAGCATCAGTACCGCGATCGTCGCGAAGCACGATATCCGCACGTTCCATGAACACGGGGCATCTAGGGGGTGGTCGCGGTTGCGGCTGCTGTCGTCGGAGAAGAACAGCTACCAGGCCGACTACCTTGGCGAATCCGATGGTCGGCAGATTACGATCGGCAACGTCTTCCACCGTCAGGGTCGGGAGATTCGGCACTTCTGGGGATCGGAGCTGGTGTACCATCCACTCGAGGGAGGTCACCCTCGTCACGTCGACCTCATTTGGCCTCTTTGGAACGTGCTCGACTTGACCCCCGGAGGGCGTGGTAACTTCGGGCCTCGACTTTCCTACGAGAACTCGGGCCGCAGCTGAAAAAACCCGCGTTCGTGCTTCAGCAGCGCCGAGTACGATCGTCGTTTTGGGCGTACGGATGCGGTTTCCGCTAGCCCGGGCGCAGGAAGGTTGAGAGCGCGATCCCAACGACTGCGGCCAACCACGCCGCTGCTGTTCCCATGAAGACTGCGTGAGCGGGAGCGCTCCAGAACCGCTGGAGACGCACTAGCCATAGCTGTGAACTCTCCCCTTGGTCTCGCCGCGTTATTGCGCTCGTAGACCGCCTGGGTGGTTCCGACCGGCTCGCCGTGCCTTGCTCGGCTCGCGGGTACAACAAAAGACCCCCTCTCCGCCTGAAGCAGAGAGGGGGTCCTGTATGAAGCTGGCGGCGTCGTACTCTCCCACCGGGTCCCCCCGGCAGTACCATCCGCGCTGTGAGGCTTAACTTCCGTGTTCGGGATGGGAACGGGTGTATCCCTCACGCTATGACCACCAGCAAACTCTAGACGCGCAGCCGCAGTACTAGACTGCGCGTCGATAGAATTCGGGTTTAAGAGATTTGAGAACTGCAATGTTTACTTCTTGGGCGCCTCAGGAAATGGTATTCCTAAGCGTCCGATGATGCGTCCTTCTTCGTCCTCCCCTGGATTCAACCCAAGCTCTTCGAGCTGGATTGAGGGAGGGAAGAGGGTGCGGTCAAGCCTCTCGGGCGATTAGTACGGCTCGGCTACACGTGTTGCCACGCTTCCACCTGCCGCCTATCAACGTGATAGTCTCTCACGGCCCTTCCGGGGACTTATGTCCCGGGAGTACTCATCTCGGAGTGGGCTTCCCACTTAGATGCTTTCAGCGGTTATCCCTTCCCAACGTCGCTACCCGGCGCTGCCCCTGGCGGAACAACCGGTACACAAGAGGTTGGTCCATCCCGGTCCTCTCGTACTAGGGA
Coding sequences within it:
- a CDS encoding DUF899 family protein, which gives rise to MTLRFPNESEEYRRARDELVQAEKGLRDHIERVAQQRRALPSGGLLKEDYGFEELVDGQVTKTRFSDLFGEDHDTLFLYSFMYAPSMASACPSCTSILDGLDGQVRHLDQSISTAIVAKHDIRTFHEHGASRGWSRLRLLSSEKNSYQADYLGESDGRQITIGNVFHRQGREIRHFWGSELVYHPLEGGHPRHVDLIWPLWNVLDLTPGGRGNFGPRLSYENSGRS